A genomic region of Papaver somniferum cultivar HN1 chromosome 7, ASM357369v1, whole genome shotgun sequence contains the following coding sequences:
- the LOC113296093 gene encoding uncharacterized protein LOC113296093 yields MSSPSQTLALVVTEEREAVDTQLSSLVYDVSQQVQVAMESMLKMTNEIDQSSSGIMEEIEKCKDSATEKKMLDEEKERFQKAAYMALDMLNNTVSYISHHFYYPLLRRITFYCSEVFHNK; encoded by the exons ATGTCGTCTCCTTCACAAACCCTAGCTCTAGTAGTTACAGAAGAAAGAGAAGCAGTTGATACTCAGCTCTCATCTCTCGTCTATG ACGTCTCACAACAAGTGCAAGTAGCAATGGAGAGCATGCTTAAGATGACTAA TGAAATAGATCAAAGCTCAAGTGGAATAATggaagagattgagaagtgcaagGATTCTGCTACTGAGAAGAAGATGTTGGACGAAGAAAAAGAACGTTTCCAGAAAGCTGCTTACATGGCTTTAGATATGCTGAACAACACTGTAAGTTACATTTCTCATCATTTCTATTATCCTTTGCTGCGAAGAATTACATTTTATTGTAGTGAAGTGTTTCACAACAAGTAG
- the LOC113293461 gene encoding potassium channel KAT3-like has product MMSVTENTGMTQTPIPLISISPVLSKKMTKINSLDAAPAAPPMLVRRKSGDINHIATLSSSVLPAFGTIVNDSHLQLQRFIIAPFDRRYRWWQTFLVVLVIYSAWASPFELAFSHIATGSLWPVDLVVDGFFAIDIVLTFFVAYLDKHTYLLVVDCKKIALRYIVRLGFIMDVASTLPFQHLYGLFRGRTNRSAVFGFLNLLRLWRLRRASKLFSRMEKDTRFSYHWIRIVKLICVTLFVVHSVGCLQYWMAIHYHDKHKTWLGAQIGNFEDISIWKRYTYSLYWTITTLTTVGYGDLHAVNTTEKIANTFFMFFNIGLTAYLIGNMTNLIVRRAIGTFAMRDEEHHIERFASTNRLPETLQEQMLAHIHHKYEMLEWQQGEELQNLPKALRSSIGQHLFKKTLQKAYFFKEVSDSLIVHLITEVKAEYFPPKVDIILQNEMPKDFYIIVYGQVELLIYKDGTEQILSKLGHYEMAGEIAVLFNIPQLFTVRTKRCTQVLRISHQDFKEIVRQHDDDGQTIISNVTEHLKDLEREIRDEIPLVTELLCDLNHATEQSISKDKVHEREASSVVHDGSAKGASLCSTTPRSLMRLVIHGHHPNKTDTAHSSKPGKLIHLPETMEDLLQLAEEKFGKIGSQIIMNDGSEVEELSVLRENDHLFYC; this is encoded by the exons ATGATGAGTGTCACAGAAAATACTGGTATGACTCAAACACCAATACCATTGATAAGCATATCACCAGTACTATCAAAGAAGATGACTAAAATAAATTCACTGGATGCCGCACCAGCAGCACCACCAATGTTGGTTCGACGTAAAAGTGGTGATATCAATCATATAGCTACACTTTCTAGTAGTGTATTGCCTGCATTTGGAACCATTGTTAATGATAGTCATCTTCAACTCCAAAGATTCATTATCGCTCCCTTTGATCGTCGATACAG GTGGTGGCAAACTTTTCTTGTGGTTCTAGTCATATACTCCGCATGGGCGTCTCCATTTGAGCTGGCATTCAGCCATATAGCAACAGGGTCTCTTTGGCCTGTTGATTTGGTGGTTGATGGTTTCTTCGCCATTGACATTGTACTTACTTTTTTTGTAGCCTACTTGGATAAACATACTTATCTACTCGTTGTTGATTGCAAAAAGATTGCTCTAAG GTACATTGTCAGGTTAGGGTTTATAATGGATGTGGCATCAACCTTGCCATTTCAACACCTATACGGACTCTTCAGGGGTCGTACAAACAGAAGTGCTGTTTTCGGTTTCCTCAATCTCCTTCGTTTGTGGCGGCTTCGCCGTGCTAGCAAGCTTTTCTCAAG GATGGAGAAAGACACGCGTTTCAGCTACCACTGGATAAGGATAGTTAAACTCATTTGT GTGACCCTATTTGTAGTACACTCGGTAGGTTGTTTACAGTATTGGATGGCTATACATTACCATGATAAACACAAAACATGGCTTGGTGCTCAAATAGGGAATTTCGAGGACATAAGTATTTGGAAACGCTATACTTATTCTTTGTATTGGACTATTACCACTCTTACAACAGTTGGTTATGGAGATCTGCACGCTGTGAACACTACGGAGAAGATTGCCAacacattttttatgttttttaacATCGGTCTTACTGCTTACCTTATTGGTAATATGACCAATCTCATTGTTCGCCGTGCCATTGGAACTTTTGCCATG AGAGATGAAGAGCATCACATAGAAAGATTTGCTAGCACGAACAGACTTCCAGAGACCTTACAAGAGCAAATGCTAGCACACATTCACCATAAATATGAGATGCTGGAGTGGCAGCAAGGTGAAGAGTTACAAAATCTGCCTAAAGCATTAAGATCCAGTATAGGTCAACAtcttttcaagaaaactcttcAGAAAGCCTACTTTTTCAAAGAAGTTTCTGATAGCCTTATTGTTCACTTG ATTACTGAAGTAAAAGCAGAATATTTCCCACCAAAAGTTGATATCATTTTACAAAATGAGATGCCAAAAGACTTCTATATCATTGTTTATGGACAAGTG GAATTGTTAATTTACAAGGATGGAACAGAACAG ATTTTATCAAAATTAGGCCATTACGAAATGGCAGGAGAAATCGCAGTGCTTTTCAATATCCCACAGCTGTTTACAGTGAGAACCAAGAGGTGTACCCAAGTTCTTCGAATAAGTCATCAAGATTTCAAGGAAATTGTGCGGCAACATGATGATGATGGACAAACAATCATCTCAAATGTCACCGAG CATTTGAAGGACTTGGAAAGAGAAATACGAGATGAAATTCCATTGGTAACAGAACTGCTTTGTGACCTGAATCATGCAACTGAG CAAAGCATTTCAAAGGACAAAGTACATGAGCGTGAAGCATCATCAGTAGTTCATGATGGAAGCGCCAAAG GAGCATCATTGTGTTCTACTACGCCACGTTCACTCATGAGGTTGGTAATCCATGGGCATCATCCCAACAAAACAGATACAGCGCACAGCAGCAAGCCTGGAAAACTTATTCACTTACCAGAAACAATGGAAGATCTTTTACAATTGGCAG AGGAAAAATTCGGTAAAATTGGGAGCCAGATTATAATGAATGATGGATCAGAGGTGGAAGAGTTGAGCGTTTTAAGGGAGAATGATCATCTGTTTTACTGTTAA
- the LOC113299796 gene encoding F-box protein At3g07870-like isoform X1, protein MECLPSDVMVDLLSRVPTESVLECKLVCKRWQTLICTGTHFYKMHLSRQLNHLDGGVSGVGNNDDMVVKLEPSLFFACGLNDVNGTVLLFDGGHLGDRICISMDENYSYKQNLKRIYHPPTDPDYIIDHLVGSCNGLICILIWHDLIADPIYICNPITREYVYLPRLNEGDNVDMSEPDGIIQREGRMYPLISCGFGYVRSTNEFKVVRIYYPSINHEGNVEVYTLGSGCGWRSKGKISFMLNTIGGGSYSNGDIYWHTFNKIVAFNLANEEFRLLPVPLCMLGRKYGDRCGLIELEGNLCLYTDKLRMEIWSFKKSSHLKESWCMDFDIDYEGVVGSRQWRFEPILLTKNEEIIFKYDNFVLYSYDTKMAILKRISDDDKASTDYFSAAKLIAHINIFISLRDIGEKSKRHMVGSSCEDDVIDQFQVRTKKKKEKVFPIMATKYVDKLQIRLPKEYTPWYLDQLIQNKYNGIETEVDPNMPPPWYYVNAMRNRQSIPKYEIQKLSKEPIGQRVIMVPAGDEEMGNWSNEQKKDLNDEAEVTSHTPELILEQRQE, encoded by the exons ATGGAGTGTCTTCCTTCGGATGTTATGGTAGATCTTCTTTCGCGAGTTCCAACCGAGTCTGTTTTAGAGTGTAAATTGGTATGTAAAAGGTGGCAAACTCTCATCTGTACCGGAACTCACTTTTATAAAATGCACCTCAGCCGCCAGCTTAACCATCTCGACGGTGGTGTATCTGGAGTTGGcaataatgatgatatggttgttAAGTTGGAACCAAGTCTCTTTTTTGCTTGTGGCCTTAATGATGTTAATGGCACAGTTTTGCTTTTTGACGGTGGACATTTAGGTGATAGAATTTGCATTAGCATGGATGAAAACTATTCTTATAAGCAAAATTTGAAGAGGATTTATCATCCACCTACGGACCCTGATTATATAATCGATCACCTAGTTGGCTCCTGCAATGGTTTGATTTGTATATTGATATGGCACGATTTAATTGCAGATCCCATATATATTTGTAATCCCATCACAAGAGAATATGTTTATCTTCCTCGATTAAATGAAGGAGATAATGTCGATATGTCTGAGCCTGATGGCATAATACAAAGAGAGGGTCGCATGTATCCTCTCATATCATGTGGATTTGGATATGTTAGGTCAACCAATGAGTTCAAGGTTGTTAGAATTTACTATCCCAGCATTAACCACGAAGGAAATGTTGAAGTATACACGCTTGGTAGTGGTTGTGGGTGGAGATCAAAAGGTAAAATTTCTTTCATGTTGAATACAATTGGAGGAGGGTCCTATTCAAATGGAGATATTTACTGGCATACCTTCAATAAAATTGTGGCCTTCAACTTGGCGAACGAAGAATTTCGATTGCTCCCGGTACCTCTTTGTATGCTTGGCCGTAAGTATGGTGATAGATGTGGACTTATAGAATTGGAAGGGAATTTGTGTCTTTACACGGATAAATTGCGCATGGAAATATGGTCTTTCAAGAAAAGTAGTCATTTGAAGGAGTCTTGGTGTATggattttgatattgattatgAAGGGGTAGTGGGTTCTCGTCAATGGAGATTTGAGCCTATTTTACTAACGAAGAACGAAGAAATCATATTCAAGTATGATAACTTTGTGCTTTACTCTTATGACACGAAGATGGCAATTTTGAAAAGGATTTCCGATGATGATAAAGCTTCGACTGATTATTTTTCTGCTGCCAAGCTAATTGCTCACATAAACATCTTTATTTCGTTGAGAGACATAGGagaaaaatcaaagagacacatgGTTGGTAGTTCGTGCGAAGATGATGTTATTGATCA GTTTCAAGttagaacaaagaagaagaaagagaaggtatTCCCAATAATGGCAACCAAATATG TTGATAAATTACAGATCCGTTTACCTAAGGAATATACACCTTGGTATCTGGATCAGTTGATTCAAAATAAGTATAATGGGATTGAAACGGAAGTTGATCCTAACATGCCTCCACCTTGGTATTATGTCAATGCTATGAGAAACAGACAA AGTATACCAAAATATGAAATACAAAAGTTATCAAAAGAGCCAATTGGACAAAGAGTTATTATGGTACCTGCTGGTGATGAAGAGATGGGGAACTGGTCAAACGAGCAGAAGAAGGATCTGAATGATGAGGCTGAG GTAACATCACATACACCAGAGCTAATTCTTGAGCAGCGGCAGGAGTAG
- the LOC113299796 gene encoding F-box protein At3g07870-like isoform X2, with translation MECLPSDVMVDLLSRVPTESVLECKLVCKRWQTLICTGTHFYKMHLSRQLNHLDGGVSGVGNNDDMVVKLEPSLFFACGLNDVNGTVLLFDGGHLGDRICISMDENYSYKQNLKRIYHPPTDPDYIIDHLVGSCNGLICILIWHDLIADPIYICNPITREYVYLPRLNEGDNVDMSEPDGIIQREGRMYPLISCGFGYVRSTNEFKVVRIYYPSINHEGNVEVYTLGSGCGWRSKGKISFMLNTIGGGSYSNGDIYWHTFNKIVAFNLANEEFRLLPVPLCMLGRKYGDRCGLIELEGNLCLYTDKLRMEIWSFKKSSHLKESWCMDFDIDYEGVVGSRQWRFEPILLTKNEEIIFKYDNFVLYSYDTKMAILKRISDDDKASTDYFSAAKLIAHINIFISLRDIGEKSKRHMVGSSCEDDVIDQFQVRTKKKKEKVFPIMATKYVDKLQIRLPKEYTPWYLDQLIQNKYNGIETEVDPNMPPPWYYVNAMRNRQL, from the exons ATGGAGTGTCTTCCTTCGGATGTTATGGTAGATCTTCTTTCGCGAGTTCCAACCGAGTCTGTTTTAGAGTGTAAATTGGTATGTAAAAGGTGGCAAACTCTCATCTGTACCGGAACTCACTTTTATAAAATGCACCTCAGCCGCCAGCTTAACCATCTCGACGGTGGTGTATCTGGAGTTGGcaataatgatgatatggttgttAAGTTGGAACCAAGTCTCTTTTTTGCTTGTGGCCTTAATGATGTTAATGGCACAGTTTTGCTTTTTGACGGTGGACATTTAGGTGATAGAATTTGCATTAGCATGGATGAAAACTATTCTTATAAGCAAAATTTGAAGAGGATTTATCATCCACCTACGGACCCTGATTATATAATCGATCACCTAGTTGGCTCCTGCAATGGTTTGATTTGTATATTGATATGGCACGATTTAATTGCAGATCCCATATATATTTGTAATCCCATCACAAGAGAATATGTTTATCTTCCTCGATTAAATGAAGGAGATAATGTCGATATGTCTGAGCCTGATGGCATAATACAAAGAGAGGGTCGCATGTATCCTCTCATATCATGTGGATTTGGATATGTTAGGTCAACCAATGAGTTCAAGGTTGTTAGAATTTACTATCCCAGCATTAACCACGAAGGAAATGTTGAAGTATACACGCTTGGTAGTGGTTGTGGGTGGAGATCAAAAGGTAAAATTTCTTTCATGTTGAATACAATTGGAGGAGGGTCCTATTCAAATGGAGATATTTACTGGCATACCTTCAATAAAATTGTGGCCTTCAACTTGGCGAACGAAGAATTTCGATTGCTCCCGGTACCTCTTTGTATGCTTGGCCGTAAGTATGGTGATAGATGTGGACTTATAGAATTGGAAGGGAATTTGTGTCTTTACACGGATAAATTGCGCATGGAAATATGGTCTTTCAAGAAAAGTAGTCATTTGAAGGAGTCTTGGTGTATggattttgatattgattatgAAGGGGTAGTGGGTTCTCGTCAATGGAGATTTGAGCCTATTTTACTAACGAAGAACGAAGAAATCATATTCAAGTATGATAACTTTGTGCTTTACTCTTATGACACGAAGATGGCAATTTTGAAAAGGATTTCCGATGATGATAAAGCTTCGACTGATTATTTTTCTGCTGCCAAGCTAATTGCTCACATAAACATCTTTATTTCGTTGAGAGACATAGGagaaaaatcaaagagacacatgGTTGGTAGTTCGTGCGAAGATGATGTTATTGATCA GTTTCAAGttagaacaaagaagaagaaagagaaggtatTCCCAATAATGGCAACCAAATATG TTGATAAATTACAGATCCGTTTACCTAAGGAATATACACCTTGGTATCTGGATCAGTTGATTCAAAATAAGTATAATGGGATTGAAACGGAAGTTGATCCTAACATGCCTCCACCTTGGTATTATGTCAATGCTATGAGAAACAGACAA TTATAG